The nucleotide window ATCGTGCGGCGGAAGTATTCCTCCATCATCGGGCCAAGCACGAAGCCGATCAGCAACGGCGCCGGCTCGAACCGCCAGAGGCGCAGCGCATAGCCGATCAGTCCGAAGACAAGCACCGACCAGATATCGAACAGGCTTTGATTGATGCTGTAGGCGCCGATGCAGATGATGGCGACGGTCGCGGGGTAGAGGAACTCTCCGGGCACTTTCAGCAGCCGCACCCAGAGCCCGATCAGCGGGATGTTCAGGATCAGCAGGAACAGGTTGCCGATCAGGAAGCTGACCACCAGCCCCCAGAACAGCTGCGGATGCTCGTCGATGATACGCGGGCCGGGCGTGATGCCGTGAATCATCATTGCCCCCAGCATCAGCGCCATCGTCGGGCTGCCGGGAATGCCGAGGGTCAGCGACGGGATGAATGAGGTCTGGGCGGCGGCATTGTTGGCTGATTCCGGGGCGACGACCCCCTCTATGGCCCCGGTGCCGAACTTGCCCCGGTTGGGCGAGATCTTCTTTTCCAACGCATAGGCCATGAAGCTGGACACGGTCTGCCCGGTGCCCGGCAGCGTGCCAAGGACGGCCCCCAGGACCGAGCCCCGCGCAATGGGGCCGGCAGAGGCGCGCGCCCTCTGCCTCCGTGGGCAGCATGTCGGCAAGGTGGAATCGGCCGCGCAACACCGAGCCGGCCGGATCGCGCATCGAGGTGATGACCTCGGACACACCGAACAGGCCCATAGCGACGATGCCGATATCGATCCCGTCGCGCAGGTCGAGCGAGCCGCCGGTAAAGCGCGTCTGGCCCGAGGTGATGTCGAGCCCGACCGTTCCCAGCAGCACGCCCAGAAACACCATCATCGCACCGCGCACCGCGCCGGTGCCAGACACCGCCGCCGCCGAGATCAGCCCCAGCAGCATGATCGCAAAGTATTCCGCCGGGCCGAACAGCAGCGCGAAGGTGGCAAGTGTCGGCGACAGGCCGGCCATGATCCCGATGCCAAGCACGCCGCCCGCGAAGGATGCGATCGCGGTCATGAACAGCGCCACCCCGGCGCGGCTGGCCTTCGCCATCGGATAGCCGTCGAGGCAGGTGATGGAGGCCGAGGGCGACCCCGGAATGTTGAGCAGGATCGAGGCGATGGAGCCGCCGTATTCATTTCCGTAATAGACGCCGGCAAGCATCACCAGCGCCGCCTCGGGTGGCAGGTGGAACGTCACCGGCAACAGCATGGCGATGGCCGCGAGCGGACCGATCCCCGGAAGCACGCCGACCGCAGTGCCCAGGAACACCCCCGCAAGGCAGAGCAGCAGGTTGATCGGGTCCGTCGCCGTGGCAAGGCCCAGGGCAAGATTGTTCAGAACGTCCACAGTGCCATCCCTTTCCGGCGCAGGCCGATGTCAAAACCCTCGGATTGCAACGAGGGGCACCTGCAGCAGCCGGATGAACATCAACCAGGCCAGCCCGGTCAGCACGCAGGCCAGGATGAGCCGCCACAGCCACCCGGGCCGCCGCGCCGCAAGGCTTGCCGCCAGCGCGGCCCCGAAGGTCGCGGGCAGCACGCCGGCAAAGGGCGAGAGCAGCGCAAAGCCCGCCATAGCCCCGGCGACGGCAAGGATCGCCAGCGCATCGGCCGGCTCCGGTTGCTGCGCGCGGCGCAGGTCGATCAGGATGCTGCAAAGCGCGAGGGCGATGACGCAGATCCCTGCCATCAGCGGGAAGGCCCCCGGCCCAAGGCGTCGCGGCGTGCCAAGGTCAAGCCCGGTGGCGGCGCCAAGGACGAAGGCCCCCCCGACGCCGAGGACCGCGAGGTTCCCCGCCTGGGCGATCAGCGCGCGGCTACGCATCATCATGCTCCAGCGCGAATTCCGGCCCGTCATAGCTTTCCGGCACCTCCACCTCGCCGCGGGCGATCCGACCGGAAAGCTCCTCTATCTCACGTACCAGCGCCGCGGGCACATCCGCGCCCATCGTCAGGTGCACGGCCCCGCCATTGCTAAGCCCGAAGGCCCGGACCTTTGCCGGCAGCGCCCCGGCCTCCATGTCGGTGATCGCCTGCAACACGCCCAGGTCGATCCTGGCCTCGGCCGAGGCCAGGAAGATGTCGGGGCGGATCCTGCACCAGTCCAGCGCATTGCCGATCTGCCGTGCGCGGCCCGCGCAGGCCTCTATCGCGCCGTCACGGGCGCCGTTGAGCATCGTGAACAGGATATCCGCTCCGGCCGCGATTTGTGCATCGGCCCAACGGCGCGTCGTATCGTTCGCATCTTGCGTGCCGCAGAAGGCCGTCAGCAGGCGCACCCCTGCCGCCGCGTGCCGCACCCCGCCGGCAAAGGCGGCGCGCCCCTTCAGGCCCGGACGGACCCGGTGCCCCGAAAGGTGGGCCACCGTGCCCGTCTGCGTCATCCGGGCGGCGAGATAACCGCCCAGAAACGCCGACTGTTCCTGCAAGACATCATAACTGGCGACGTTCGGCGCGATGTGGTTGCCCTGAACCAGCGCGAAGAGCTTGCCCGGATGCCGGCGCGCAATCTCGGGCACCACCCTGTCACCCTGGCCGCCAACGAAGACCAGCCCGTCGAGCCCGTGCAACCCGCGCTCGACGGCCGCGGTCATTTCGGCGGGGTTATAGGCGATGCCCGACAGGATCTCGATACGGTGCCCCGCTTCCATCGCCGCCTTCGCGCCGGCAAACGCCGAAGCATTGAAGCCCCGGTCTGCCAGTTCGCCGACGAAGAGAACGCCAATCCTCACTTCACGGCGACCTTCTGGGCGGGGACTTTCCAAGCCTCATACTGGCTGGTGATGAAAGCTGCGAAATCCGCATCGAGCGGCGCCAACTCGATGCCCCAGGTGGCGAACTGCCCCGTCACCGCCGGTTGAGCCAGCACTTGGGCAACGGCGGCGTCGATCTTGGCCGCGATGGCGGGGTCAAGCCCCGCGGGCGCGCTGAGGCCAAGCCAGTTTTCGGCAACGATGTCATACCCCAGCTCGCGGAAGGTCGGCACCTCGGGAAGGACGGCCAGGCGCTCGGGGGAGGTGACGGCGAGCGGCACGGCAGTGCCTTCCGCGATCAGGGGCAGGTTCTGGGTCACGGCGTCGAACATGGCGGCGATGATGTCGGCGCGAAAATCCAGGACCATCGGCCCCGACCCTTGATAGGGGATATGCTCCATCTCCGCGCCTGCTTCGGCCTTGAAGGTCTCTGCCACCAGATGGCCCCACGATCCGACACCCGACGAGCCATAGTCGAGCGATCCCGGCGCGGCCTTCGCCTTCGCCACGAAGGCGGCAAGGTCGGGTGCCTCCAGCTCTGGCTGCACGAACAGCGCAAGATGGCTGGCCCCGAGATAACTGACATGGGTGAAATCCGTCACTGGGTCATAGCCCGCTTCGGGCATCAGTGTGGGGGCGATGCTGAACGGCGTCAGGTTCGACAGCATCAGAGTGTAGCCATCCGCGGGTGAAGACTTCAGTTCGCCCGCCGCAATGGTGCCCGCCGCGCCGGGCTTGTTCTCGACCACCACCTGCTGCCCGAGCGACTCGGTCAGATGCTGCGCCAGAAGCCGGGCAACAAGGTCGCTTGCGCCGCCGGCAGGGAAGGACACCAAGATGCGCACCGGCTTTGTCGGCCAGTCCTGGGCGAGGGCGGGGGGGGCGAGGCAGATGAGCAGGGCGAACGTGATGGATCTGATCGGCAGGGTCATGACAGGCTCCAAGGCTGTGCGGGGCGGTTCATGAAACCATACACATCAGGATGCGTGCGGAGGGCTCAATAAGAAACCAAGATTTCATAGCGGAAGGAAATGCCGCGAAACTCGCGGTAAACAGCGTGGCTTGGCCTGAAAAGAGGCACGATAGTGATCAACGGAACCCTAGTTTCACCTCCGCCAAGCGCGAATCGTGCATAAATGCCGGGACCTTCGCTGTCGATGCGGAGACCTTGACAAGCAACCGCCCGGACTCCCATCGTTCAGGAAACCTTGATTTCATGGGACGACATGCCAGACCCATCCCGCTTCCTCGATCTCATCCGTGCGGCCTTACCCGACCTTCATCCCGCAGAGCGCCGGCTCGGCGCGTTCCTTCTCGACTTCCCCGGCGAGATGGCAAGCTACGATGCGCAGGAACTGGCCCGGCTTGCGGGGGTCTCCAAGGCCACGGTGTCGCGCTTCGTCCGCAGGCTTGGTTTTCCCTCCTATGAACAGGCCCGGCGCGCGGCGCGCGAGGAAGGGCGCACCGGATCGCGCCTTTATCTTGGCCATGCCGAGGCAGAGGATTTCACTGACCTGTCGGCGCAGATCGAGGAAGAACGGTCGAACCTGGAATGGACTTACCGCCGCCTGTCGGTCCCGGCGCTGGACGCTCTTTGTGCCCGCATCCTGTCCTCCCGCAAGGTCTGGGTGCTGGGCCAGCGGATCAGCCAGAACTTTGCCGGCTACCTTGGCTGGCAGTTGATGAAACTTGCAGACGATGTCGTCTCGATCCCGCGGGCCGGCGAGACGCTTGGCGAGCACATAGCCACCATGCGCCCCGAGGATTGCGTGATCCTGTTCGCCCTGCGCAGGCGCGCGGCGGGGACCGATGCCGTGATCGACGAGATCTTGCAGCGGGGCAGCGCTCTGGCGCTCATCTCCGATGAGGGTATGGCGGTGCGGGCAGACGTTCCCTGGCATTTCCAGTGCCAGACCGGTACGACCGGGCCTCAGTTCAACCATTCGACGGTTCTGGCGCTGTGCCACCAGATCATGCTGCGAACCAGCGCGGCCGCGGGCCCCGCCGGGCGCGCCAGCCTGCGCCGTGTGGAGGAGATCAACGAGAGGATCGGGGCGCTTTGACTGGAACTGGCAGCGCCGGGCCCCCGAGATGTTCCCTCTGGTTGGAATTTGCACCAGCCTTTTCGGGGGCAGCGACACTTTACCCAAGACCTGAGCCTGCGCGAACCGCAGGGGCGGGTGCAACTCCTCGATGCCCCGCCGGGGGACGCGGAACAGGCGATGGCGGCGCTGAATGAGCTGGTGCGGCTGTCACGCCTCGATCCGGAGTGGAGCTGGAGCCGGGCCGCCATCATCTCCCGCGACTGGCGCCGGCTCGCGCCGGTGCGCGCCTATGCCGAGGCGCTTGGCATCCCGGTCGAGATGGCCAACGAGAGCCTGCCGAACATCTGGCGCCTGCGCGAGATGCAGGCCTTCGTGGCGGCGCTGCGCGCGGATCCCGCAAGTCTGCTGGGGATCGCCGACCTCGTGGCCCTTGTGAACGTGCTCCCCCAGAACCGCTGGACTGACCTGATCGCCGAAGGCATCGCCACCTTGGCCCGCGAGCTTGCGGACAAGACCATGCCGGTGCCGGATCTGGTGGAATGGTTCGCCGAGTGGAGCCGCGACACCCGCAGCGAACAACGCGGCTTGCTGCTGCTGACGGCGCACCGCGCCAAGGGGCTGGAGTTCGACGACGTGGTGATCTTGAACGGCAGCTGGGACGCACTGTCCAAAGGCGAGGATGCCGACGCGCCGCGCCGCCTGTTCTACGTCGCCATAACCCGCGTCCGCCGCAGTCTTGCGATTATGGCCAGCGGAGCGCACACGATCCTGCGCGGCGAGAACGTCCTGCGCAGGACGGTGAGCCCAGACCGGGAACGGGAACTGCCAGCGAGCCATGCCTACCAGATGCCGAGCCTGAAGGTCGTCGATCTGTCCTGGCCCGGTAGGCTGCGCTCCGGCGACGCGTCGCTCGCCGCCATCACTGCGGCGCGCATCGGCGATCCGGTCCGGCTGGTCGCGGAGGGGGAGGCGTGGCTGATCCGGGACGCGCAAGGCCATACACTTGCGCGCATGGCGAAATCCTGGTCGCCGCCGCAGCACCGATCTTTCGTTCGCGGTGAGGTCGGCGCCGTCGTGCGTTGGCGCAAGGCGGACAGCAAGGAGGAATACCGCACCCATATCCGCCGGGAGGAGTGGGAAGTGGTGCTGCCGGAGTTGGTGTTCGACTGAGCTTGCGGAACGGTGGTCTACCGTCAACCGGGCCATATGGCTTCTAGGCCCCGCCTCGCGCTCGCCGTGGCTTAAGAAGCAGTTGTCCGCAACCGCTGGGTGCACCCAACGACGTCCCGGCCGGGTCTCGGGGTCGTCAATCGCAGTTCCACAGGTTTCTTCGCTCACCGCCGCCCCACACTCAGAAACCTGTGGAGAACATTGTCGCGTCCCCGCTGTGTCCCCCCTGTGGAGAACATTGTCGCATCCCCGCTGTGTCCCCGTCGCAACTGCAAAAGTCACAGCGGCTGAACACGCAGATTATATTGATTTTTAGAGACTTAAGTGGTGCCCGGAGACGGATTCGAACCGCCGACACGCGGATTTTCAATCCAAGTGTCGCATTCATCTTGCTCGATGAGTTATCCGGAAATCTCATCTTAAGTAAAGAGTAGCCTGCACTTAAATAACTGAAAATACTTGAATATATTCGATATCAACCTGCTGGTTGGGGAAGCGGGTGTCGGCTTTGTCGGGTTTATGTGGATAAGGTCCGAGGCTCTGTTGTGTCCCCGTTGTGTCCCCGCCATAGTCCTGTGAGCAATATGGGAGAAGTAGATGGCGCGAGTTGAACTGACCGATGCGCTTGTCAAGGGCTATCTGGCAAAGCAGCGCGAGGACCTTGTCGACACCCGGGAGCCCGGTCTCGCATTGCGGGTCACGCCTGCAGGTGGAAAGACCTGGGTCGTTCGGCTTCGCTCTGCAGATGGAACGGCGCAGCGGGTGAAAATTGGCAGCTATCCGGACATGTCTCTGCGAGCGGCCCGCGCGACGGCTGCCATGCAGCGAGTTGAAATCCGGTCATCGACAGGAAACCTGAACAAGACCCGCCGAGCGGAGGCTGACGCGGCCTCAGCCTCGCCCACTCTCGCAGATCTGCTTACGGAGTATGGTGCCGGCCCTGGCCGGAATCTGGCAACTTGGCAGCCGTCGGCACGGGGCGGGAAATCGGAAGCGGTGCTTCGGATCCGCGCGGTCTTCGCCCGGATGCTTGAGCGTCGTGTCGGGGAGATCAGCGTCGAAGATCTCGCGGCTACTATGCAAGGTTATGTTCCGCGGTCGGGTAAGGCGTCGGCCAACGGCCAGGTCAGTCGCGGCCGCGCATACTTGATGTCGGTTCTGGACTGGGCAGCTGGGCGCGGTCGGTTCTCGAAAGTTGGGAAGCGTCGGCATCCTACAGTTCCGGCACCGGACATGCATGAGACGAATGATCCCGCAACTGATGATCCTCTCATCACGGGAGAGCGAGACCGAACACTGGACCATGTGGAATTGGCGAAAGTGCTCCCGTTGCTTGCCTATCCTGCACCAACCTGTCTTGACATGCGCACACCGCCCGAAATGGACCTGCGCCCGCTTGCAATGAAATTCATCCTGCTGACGGCAGCGAGACTTGATGAAGTCGTTACCATGTTGTGGCGCGATGTCGATTTCGAAACCGGCGTCTGGACGAAGCCGCATGTCAAGCGCCCGCGGGGAGGTCCGCGGAAGCAACAGTTGCCGCTTTCTGATGCTGCCCTCAGTCTGCTCCGCAGTCTGCCGAACTTTTCGCATCGTCAGCCAGAGCAACTCTGTTTTTCCCTGCCCAAGGGGACAGAGATCGGAAACTGGAACCGAATTACAGTTGCAGTTCATCGCGAGAGCAACACGTCCGATTGGCATCGGCACGATCTCCGTCGAACCAGTTCAACCGTGCTCGATCTGATCGGCGTTGCCCCCCGCGTGATTGACCGCATTCTGGCGCATAAAACTGACAACAAGAAGGAGGGCACCAGCAAGGCACTCGAGCATTACATTCGCGGTAAGAACATTCTTCGGACTGTCGATCCACAGAAAGCAGCGCTCGATCAACTGGCCAAGGTTTACGCTGAAATCGAGGCAGATCAAGAAAAAGCCAATCAAGCTGAAGAGTGAGCGACCGCTCCCAGCAAGGTTGCGATTGGCCTTGCGATGCATCTGACACTTGTCAGCTCGTCCCTAGCCTCTGAGGGACCGCCGTATTCACTCTATGTTTCGCCTCACCCGACTTCGCTGCACGTCAGGTTGGGTTCAGTCCGACGGCTGGCCCTCCACCCGATAGTCGGCGGACAGGTTCGTGGGTGGCTTGCCGGTGCCTTCGGCACGGGCGATGACCGAAGCATGGACGCGCGCGCCGGGCGGGACGCGGCGCAGCCTTGCGCGGGTTCGTTTCAGCCCCTCGGCCTTGGCCGGAAGCGGCAGGTATTCGAGCAGCTTCCACCCCCGTGTCATCGAGTCGTTGACGGGGGCGAAGGTATCGGGCGCGACGTAGGGCTGCCCCTCATGTGAGCCCTTCACCAGGCGGTTGACCGTCTGGGTGATGTAGTCGACGCCAAGCGCCTTCGTTTCCTCGATCATCCACAGGAGCGGGATCTTGGCGAGGCCCGATACAGTTTCGGGCCAGCCGCCGCCGACATCGCCATGGGTGCCTGTGAACCACACCTCGCGCGCGTCCTGCGGCACGGCGCTGCCGGGCTGGAAGCGCTGCGGCAGATGCTCGCCGCCTTCGGGCCAGAGCACAGGCTCGAACATCCGCCGCCGTTCGTCCAGCGCGACGGCATGGCGCAGATGGGCGACCGAGGGGTTGCGCGACGTGAAGGCGTGGTGGCGCAGTTGCGGCAGCAGCCCGCGCCCGGGTTCGATCACCGAGGAGACGGTGTCGAACAGCCCCAGAAGGTGGATCGGCGGGCGGTCCGGATCGAGGATGCGCTCGTAGAGCCGCACCTCGGCGAAATCATGCGCCTGCTCCGCCTCGCCGATGCGCTTATAGGCGCGCCAGGCGTGGTCCAGCAGGTTCAGGTTGCGCCGCTGCAACAGGCCGATGGCGTGGATGAACCCGGCCAGCATCCGCGCGGTATAGGCGCCGCGCGAGAAGCCGAAGATGCAGATGCGGTCGCGCTCGGTTCCCGTGGCCTTGCCGTCATCGTAATTGTCGACGAGGAAGCGGTAGGCCTCCTTGACGTTGTCGTCGATGCCCATGCCGGTGGCCATGCCCCAGAGCTCGGAGGCCTGCTGCGCCAGTTTCGACCACCTGTCCTGCGCCCCGATGCTGCCCACGCCGGGGTCGTAATAGACCAGCTGCGTGTCCGACTTCCGCAGGCAGCCGTAAAGCCGCAGGATATTGGTGCGCTGGTCCGAGATGGTGTTCGACGTGCCGTCCAGCAGCAGGATCAGGGTCTTGGGCATTTGCAGCTCCCTTCGGATCAATCGTCGCGGGACAGGTCGGTGGCCCAGTGGCGCAGCCATTGCGTTACCATAGCACTGTAGGGCTCGGTTTCCGCCGCCATCGCGCGCATGTCGTCAAGCAGCCGCGCCACCGCGAACTCGATGGGGGCCAGCGCCTTTCGGGCCGCAGCGTTGCCCGAGGCCTCGATCAAAGCTGCCGCCTCATCCAGCCGGGCCAGCACGTCGCGCAGCAGCTCCAGACGCCGCAGGATGCGCGTGCGCTCTTGCACCAGCGCCAGCCGATTCAGCCCATGCACCCGGATCGCGGCAGCGCCCCGTTGCGGCGCCTCCGCCGCGTCCAGTGGCAGCACCAGCGCGAGAAGCGGATCGGGATCGACGCGAAACGCCAGATGCCGGGCGGGCTCGTCGCGGCAGGGGTCGATCAGCAGCGGGCGCTCGGCGCCGATCTCGGCGAGATGGTCGGCCAGATGCGCACCATCCACCGGGAACTGGTCCGCCTTACCGGTGCTGTCCGCCATCGGCGCACCATCGGGGCCCGCCAGCCGCTGCCGCCGCCGGCGGTTGCAATCGATGCAGGACGGCAGAAGGTTGTCCCAGTCGGCGGCCAGCCACCAGTAGCCCGGATGCCCCTCAGCCTCGGCCACACGGCCCTTGGGCCGGAAATGCTCCACATCCACCGGGGCGGTGGCGTCATAGAAGGACTCGCAATAGGCGCATTTGCCGTGGAACAAGGAATGCAGCCCGGCCTTCACGCTGTCCTCGGAATAGGCGGTGAAAGCCATGTCCTTCGGCCGCCCTTCGGCAAAGGCCAGAAGGTTCCGCGCCAGCTCGCTCGCGCCCTTGCTCTGACGTTTGCGGCCGGGGCTTTGCGGCACAAGGCTGGCCGGCACCTCCACCCCGCGCCGATCCACCCGGCGCATCAGAGCGCCCTCAGCAGGTCGAGGATCTTCGCCCTTGTCGTCTCGCGCCATTCCGGCCGGTCGCTGCGCCGCTCGGACAGGTAGGCCTGCACCGCCTCCTGCACGATCCGCTCCACCTGGGTTCGGCCGATGGGCAGGTCCTGCAGCAGCCGTTTTTGCAGCCGCATCACGACGTCAGAGCCGCCGGTATCGGCCACGCCGCTGGCATATTGCGCCATCAGGTTTTCCAGCGCCTGAACCGAGGCGGGATCGTCGGTATCCCCCAGCCCGAAGAAATCCGCGGTCAGAAGCTGGTCCACCGTCAGCGCGCCCATGTCGGGCAGGCGGTCCAGCGCCTCGACCATCACCGGCAGGTCGGTCGCGCCCGTTGCCAACTGCCGGGTCATCACCCGCACCTCGCCCGGCGCGGCCCGGCGCAGGCAGAGTGGGTCATGGGTGGTCACCAGAAAGGTCGCCGCGGGCAGTGCCTGCCGCAACCCATCGACGATCGCCATCTTCCAGCGCGGATGCAGATGCGCCTCGACCTCGTCGATCAGGATCAGCGCCGGCATCGCCTCGAGCTTCATGTCGCGGGTGGCCGGCGCCTCCATCAGCCAGCGAAGCACATCGCCGACCAGCGCCAGCACGGTGCGAAAGCCGGAGGAGACCGCCAGCAGCGGCGTTTCCTGTTCAAGCCCCTCGGTTTTGGTCACGACCACACAGTCGGTGCCCCGGCGGCGGATCGCCTCGAAATCCACGCCGAAGACAAAGCGCAGCACCTGCACCACTTCGTTAAACCGCTCGTCCCGCAAGGCCAGCAGCCAGTCGCGGGGGTTCGAGAGCAGGCTGTCGGGTTTGAACAGCGACACCACGCCCCGATCCGCGCCGCGCCCACGCACCCCGTCAAGATAGAGCCGGTAGGCACCATAGGCGAAAACCTGCGGCAGGCCCTTGGCGCTGCTTTCGCTGCGGAGCTCCTCCGGCGCCAGATGCAGGGTGACCGTGGCCTCGGCGGCGCCTGCGACGAAATGCAGGGACACGCGGCCCTCGGTGCGCGCAGGCGCTTCGGCATCGCCCATAAAGCGCGGGTTCAGCAGCAGGGCGCCCGGGTCCTTCACCAGCTTGCGCCGCGCCGCATCGCCCATCATCGCCAGCGCGACGGCTTCAAGGATCGTGGACTTGCCGGCCGCGTTCTCGCCTAGGATCAGCAGCGCCGTGGCCCGCGGGCGCCCGTCGGGCGGCACCGCAGGAGTATTGGGCATGTCGAGCTCCAGCCGCTCGATGGCCTTGAAATTCTCGATGCCGATGTGGGCCAGTTCCCAGCGGAGCGGCTGCTTCGGGGGCCGCGGGACGCGTGGCTTGCGGGTTGGGAGGGCACTGGTGGTCGGCCCGATGCGCTTGGAGACCAGCGCAGGCCGGTTGAGGTTGAACATCAGGATGGTCAAGGCGCCCCGTTCGGTCAGCCCGATCAGCTTGCCTGTTTCCTCCCCGCGGATATGCTCTTGCGGATCGTCAGCACACGGATCGAGAAGGAGCTGCTGTTCCTCCGGCATATCGGGCCATCGGCCCGTGTTCTCCTTTTCGTAAGTCGCATAGACCCGCCAGGTTGGATCTGAGGAGCGTGATCCCATCACGGGAAAAATCTCCGGTTGCTCTGGCTTGCACCCTGAACAGATCGGGTAGAGGTTTTGCCACGCGTCGGCTAACCAGCCATAATGCAAGGCAAAAAGCGCCATCAATCCGGGGGACGGCCGCTTCCGCGATTGTGCGTCTTTCAGAGAATCCTCGCTGGCCCAGGACTGTAACGTGTCGAACCTTACGTCCACATCACTCGTCGGGCGAAAGCGATACACGGCGCTGGCCGTCTCGATCCCGCAAAAGGCGCAAAGCCCGTCGAACGGCTCGGCCACCGCCGCCAGTAACCCGGGCACGGCCGGCAGATGCCGGTCCGGCGGGCGGGTCTGGGCGCGGCGTTCTTCGGGCAGGCGCAGGAACTCGAGATAGGCCCGCCGCATCCGCGCAAATTCAGGATGCGACAGCACCTCAGGCGGCGTCTCGGGCCGGACAATGCGCCTCATGCCAATGCTCCCGTCATCCAAATGCAACTCGAGGATGAACGATTGAGGGCTCGTTTTCTACCCGCCATCGGTATTCACCGAGCCGGAGCATT belongs to Frigidibacter mobilis and includes:
- a CDS encoding tyrosine-type recombinase/integrase, coding for MARVELTDALVKGYLAKQREDLVDTREPGLALRVTPAGGKTWVVRLRSADGTAQRVKIGSYPDMSLRAARATAAMQRVEIRSSTGNLNKTRRAEADAASASPTLADLLTEYGAGPGRNLATWQPSARGGKSEAVLRIRAVFARMLERRVGEISVEDLAATMQGYVPRSGKASANGQVSRGRAYLMSVLDWAAGRGRFSKVGKRRHPTVPAPDMHETNDPATDDPLITGERDRTLDHVELAKVLPLLAYPAPTCLDMRTPPEMDLRPLAMKFILLTAARLDEVVTMLWRDVDFETGVWTKPHVKRPRGGPRKQQLPLSDAALSLLRSLPNFSHRQPEQLCFSLPKGTEIGNWNRITVAVHRESNTSDWHRHDLRRTSSTVLDLIGVAPRVIDRILAHKTDNKKEGTSKALEHYIRGKNILRTVDPQKAALDQLAKVYAEIEADQEKANQAEE
- a CDS encoding tripartite tricarboxylate transporter TctB family protein → MMMRSRALIAQAGNLAVLGVGGAFVLGAATGLDLGTPRRLGPGAFPLMAGICVIALALCSILIDLRRAQQPEPADALAILAVAGAMAGFALLSPFAGVLPATFGAALAASLAARRPGWLWRLILACVLTGLAWLMFIRLLQVPLVAIRGF
- a CDS encoding MurR/RpiR family transcriptional regulator is translated as MPDPSRFLDLIRAALPDLHPAERRLGAFLLDFPGEMASYDAQELARLAGVSKATVSRFVRRLGFPSYEQARRAAREEGRTGSRLYLGHAEAEDFTDLSAQIEEERSNLEWTYRRLSVPALDALCARILSSRKVWVLGQRISQNFAGYLGWQLMKLADDVVSIPRAGETLGEHIATMRPEDCVILFALRRRAAGTDAVIDEILQRGSALALISDEGMAVRADVPWHFQCQTGTTGPQFNHSTVLALCHQIMLRTSAAAGPAGRASLRRVEEINERIGAL
- a CDS encoding DUF2235 domain-containing protein, coding for MPKTLILLLDGTSNTISDQRTNILRLYGCLRKSDTQLVYYDPGVGSIGAQDRWSKLAQQASELWGMATGMGIDDNVKEAYRFLVDNYDDGKATGTERDRICIFGFSRGAYTARMLAGFIHAIGLLQRRNLNLLDHAWRAYKRIGEAEQAHDFAEVRLYERILDPDRPPIHLLGLFDTVSSVIEPGRGLLPQLRHHAFTSRNPSVAHLRHAVALDERRRMFEPVLWPEGGEHLPQRFQPGSAVPQDAREVWFTGTHGDVGGGWPETVSGLAKIPLLWMIEETKALGVDYITQTVNRLVKGSHEGQPYVAPDTFAPVNDSMTRGWKLLEYLPLPAKAEGLKRTRARLRRVPPGARVHASVIARAEGTGKPPTNLSADYRVEGQPSD
- a CDS encoding AAA family ATPase, which produces MRRIVRPETPPEVLSHPEFARMRRAYLEFLRLPEERRAQTRPPDRHLPAVPGLLAAVAEPFDGLCAFCGIETASAVYRFRPTSDVDVRFDTLQSWASEDSLKDAQSRKRPSPGLMALFALHYGWLADAWQNLYPICSGCKPEQPEIFPVMGSRSSDPTWRVYATYEKENTGRWPDMPEEQQLLLDPCADDPQEHIRGEETGKLIGLTERGALTILMFNLNRPALVSKRIGPTTSALPTRKPRVPRPPKQPLRWELAHIGIENFKAIERLELDMPNTPAVPPDGRPRATALLILGENAAGKSTILEAVALAMMGDAARRKLVKDPGALLLNPRFMGDAEAPARTEGRVSLHFVAGAAEATVTLHLAPEELRSESSAKGLPQVFAYGAYRLYLDGVRGRGADRGVVSLFKPDSLLSNPRDWLLALRDERFNEVVQVLRFVFGVDFEAIRRRGTDCVVVTKTEGLEQETPLLAVSSGFRTVLALVGDVLRWLMEAPATRDMKLEAMPALILIDEVEAHLHPRWKMAIVDGLRQALPAATFLVTTHDPLCLRRAAPGEVRVMTRQLATGATDLPVMVEALDRLPDMGALTVDQLLTADFFGLGDTDDPASVQALENLMAQYASGVADTGGSDVVMRLQKRLLQDLPIGRTQVERIVQEAVQAYLSERRSDRPEWRETTRAKILDLLRAL
- a CDS encoding 3'-5' exonuclease, whose product is MAALNELVRLSRLDPEWSWSRAAIISRDWRRLAPVRAYAEALGIPVEMANESLPNIWRLREMQAFVAALRADPASLLGIADLVALVNVLPQNRWTDLIAEGIATLARELADKTMPVPDLVEWFAEWSRDTRSEQRGLLLLTAHRAKGLEFDDVVILNGSWDALSKGEDADAPRRLFYVAITRVRRSLAIMASGAHTILRGENVLRRTVSPDRERELPASHAYQMPSLKVVDLSWPGRLRSGDASLAAITAARIGDPVRLVAEGEAWLIRDAQGHTLARMAKSWSPPQHRSFVRGEVGAVVRWRKADSKEEYRTHIRREEWEVVLPELVFD
- a CDS encoding Bug family tripartite tricarboxylate transporter substrate binding protein, translated to MTLPIRSITFALLICLAPPALAQDWPTKPVRILVSFPAGGASDLVARLLAQHLTESLGQQVVVENKPGAAGTIAAGELKSSPADGYTLMLSNLTPFSIAPTLMPEAGYDPVTDFTHVSYLGASHLALFVQPELEAPDLAAFVAKAKAAPGSLDYGSSGVGSWGHLVAETFKAEAGAEMEHIPYQGSGPMVLDFRADIIAAMFDAVTQNLPLIAEGTAVPLAVTSPERLAVLPEVPTFRELGYDIVAENWLGLSAPAGLDPAIAAKIDAAVAQVLAQPAVTGQFATWGIELAPLDADFAAFITSQYEAWKVPAQKVAVK
- a CDS encoding BMP family lipoprotein; this translates as MRIGVLFVGELADRGFNASAFAGAKAAMEAGHRIEILSGIAYNPAEMTAAVERGLHGLDGLVFVGGQGDRVVPEIARRHPGKLFALVQGNHIAPNVASYDVLQEQSAFLGGYLAARMTQTGTVAHLSGHRVRPGLKGRAAFAGGVRHAAAGVRLLTAFCGTQDANDTTRRWADAQIAAGADILFTMLNGARDGAIEACAGRARQIGNALDWCRIRPDIFLASAEARIDLGVLQAITDMEAGALPAKVRAFGLSNGGAVHLTMGADVPAALVREIEELSGRIARGEVEVPESYDGPEFALEHDDA
- a CDS encoding tripartite tricarboxylate transporter permease — encoded protein: MCPRSSPRCAIRPARCCAADSTLPTCCPRRQRARASAGPIARGSVLGAVLGTLPGTGQTVSSFMAYALEKKISPNRGKFGTGAIEGVVAPESANNAAAQTSFIPSLTLGIPGSPTMALMLGAMMIHGITPGPRIIDEHPQLFWGLVVSFLIGNLFLLILNIPLIGLWVRLLKVPGEFLYPATVAIICIGAYSINQSLFDIWSVLVFGLIGYALRLWRFEPAPLLIGFVLGPMMEEYFRRTMLLSRGDAMVFIERPGAVAILLAGLLLFAGSVLPVGRIVASARRSFSQPR